From the Fusobacterium ulcerans ATCC 49185 genome, the window AAAATAAAAGATACTATATACAAACTTAATGCTAACAGTGGCAAAAATAATATTCATGGTGGAATAAATAATTTCAGTCATAAAATATGGAATTCCAGAGAAATAAAAGGAGATGACTTTATTGGTTTAGAACTCACACTTAAAAGTCCTCACTTAGAAGAGGGATTTCCAGGAAATATTTCTGTCACTGTAAAATATATATTAAAGAATGATGAGCTATCCCTTGAATATTATGGAACTACTGATAGAGAAACATATATAAATCTTACCAATCATTCATATTTTAATTTAAGTGGAGATTTTAAAAGAACTATATCTGATGAATATCTAAAACTAAACTCTAGCACTTTTATAGCTGTAGATGAGGCTACTCTTCCAGTAAAAATATCTGAAGTAAATGATACTTCTTTTGATTTTCGTGAATTTTCTCTTTTAAAAACTTCTCTTGATTCTGACGATTCTCAAATCAGAATTGTAAATAATGGATTAGACCATCCTTTTATTTTAGATGAAAATAAAGATGTTCCTGCTGCTCAGCTGAAAGATGATATCTCTGGAAGAATGATGAAGGTATTTACTGACCAGCCTGCAGTTGTTATATACACTGGAAACTATCTTCACGAAATAGGAAAACTTTCAGATAGTTCAGATTGTAAAAAACATATGGGTATCTGCTTTGAGACACAGGATTATCCTAATGTTTTAAGATTCCTTCCTGAAAAAGGAAAAATCTATACGCCATTAAATCCTTATATTCAAAAAACTATTTTTAAATTTTTAATAAATAAAAATTAATAAAGGGGGAATTTTATGCATGACATCATATTGTATATTCTTATAATCTCTGTAGGTTATTTTATAACTAAAAAAGGTTGGATTCCTAAAATTATTGATAAGAAAGTTGGGCTTCTTCAAACTTTATCTCTATTTTTCCTGCTTGGAGTAATGGGATATAAAATAGGTTCAGATGATAAAATTATTGCTAATTTCCATATACTAGGATTAGAATCTATCATAGTAGCAGGATGTGCAGTATTGGGCAGTATACTTCTGACTCATATCTTTTACAGAGGAGGGGATAAATAATGCTTGGAATAGCTTTATCCGTTATTATAGGAGGTCTTCTTGGATTTTTCTGTAAAAGCCCCCTTATATTAGCTCATGCTGACAATCTTATTAAGTTTGGATTGTGTCTTCTTTTATTCTTTGTTGGAATAGACATAGGAAAAAATCAAAGTGTATTTGAGCAGTTGAAAACTTTAAATAAAAAAGTATTATTACTGCCTTTTATTACAATAATCGGTTCTTTACTTGGAGGAGTTCTTGCCTCTTTTATTACAACTCTTTCTTTAGGAGAGGGAGTCGCAGTAAGTTCTGGTATGGGGTGGTATTCATTTTCTGCTATAGAACTTTCTAAAATAAATGCTCAATTAGGTGGAACCGCCTTTCTTTCAAATGTATTCAGAGAACTTTTGGCAATATTTACAATCCCATTTATAGCTGCTAAAATTGGATCATTTCAATCAGTGTCATCTGCTGGAGCTACTGCAATGGATTCTGTGCTTCCTGTTATAAACAGAAGCAATCCCCCTGACATATCTATAATAGCTTTTTATTCAGGTCTTGTAATCACAATAGTTGTTCCTATTTTGGTTCCAGCTGTTGTAGCAATATTCAATTTAAGTTAAAATTTTAAAGCAACTATATAAAAAATAATCATTCAGCTTAATACAAACAGTCATTAAAAATAAAATTAATGACTGTTTTTTATTTTGTAATAAATTAAAATTTCATAACAGAATTAAAAAATATAAAAATAAAATTATTTTCGTTTGTTATATATACATTTATAATACAATAAGATCAATAATATATAAACTTAGTTTTAAATTCAAGGTCTTTATAAGTTGTAGTAAACAATAAATACCAAATATATATTTTAAATTTAATTGTACATTTTAAAGGAATGTAAATCATTTCATTGTATACTCATTATAATATAAAAAAAAATATTGTTTATATAGCTCAATTGCTAAAAAAGTTGACTTTAATTTTTTTATGTTAGCTTTAATGTATATAAAATTATGAGGTGATTAAAATAATGTCAGAAAATTCTGTAAGAAAAAATAAAATGAAAAAGAAAATCTTATCTCCACTGCTCACAGTAGGTATCATGTCCCTTTGCATATCTTTAGAAGATGCTTGGGCCAGCAGCCCTGTTGAATATGTGGGAACAGTCAACCTCCCTGCTTCCATTGGTACAGGTCCAGGAAATACAAACAATGATTGGACAGTGACTATTGGTAATGGCAGTACCCCAACTAAAGTGACACAGGATGGTAAAACGGTTATTAGTGTGAACGATAGTGCCAATATCACAGTCAAAGGTGATGCCACTGTAGAAGGAAACAGCTCTCCTTATAATAATGGTCATTTTGGCAGTGGTCCTAATGTCATTGAGTTTAATAGCAACTCTACATTGAATATTGAGGCTGGAGGTACTGTGCAGCAACTAGGTACTACTAACAATGGAGAAGCCATCAATGCACATGGATTTGGCAATACCATTAACAATTATGGAACTATTCACAGCAACAATGGAGCAGCCTTATGGTTTCAGGATGTCAGCACTTCTAGTTCAAAAAATGATAGAAATAAGGTTGTAAATCATGGAACTATCTCCACAAGTAAGGGCGATGGTTACAATGTGTTTGGCAGCAGCCGTGGCAGTGGCGGTCCAGGTTTGGTATTTGAAAATTATGGAACTGTTAAGGGATCTCTGAAATTTGGTAATGGTGATGACAGTCTGCTTTTTGGCCCTGGCTCAAAGATTACTGGTAACGTTGATGGTGGGGGTGGAACAAATGATTTGACTTTGGATGCTAATTTAGGGGAGTCAGCTACATTGGGTGGTTCAGTTCTGAACTTTTCATCCCTCACAAAAAAAGGTGAAGGAGCATGGGCTATTCTTGGTGGTGTTCCCACAATTCCAGGCGATCTACATCCATCATCACCTGTCAATGGTTCATTGACAGGAGTAAAGTCTATATTTATTGAAAATGGCCTGTTATCATTGGTGGGAGCCAACCCAGACTTTAAGGGAACTATTGAGATTGATGCTCCAGGTATACTGGATGTTCAAGCTCAAGGAATAAACAATGCTACTAGTATGACAAATAATGGTATTCTAATTTTTGACCAGCCTATAAATGACAACTATACTGGCAGTGCCATAACTGGAACTGGACAGGTTGTTAAAAATGGTACTGGTTCTTTGACTATGGCTTCTAAGGATGATAATACATACAGTGGAGGAACACTAATCAATGAAGGTGCTCTTGTTGTGGATAAAGACAGCGATCTTGGAGCCACATCTGGCAGTATAACACTTGGTGTAGATAATACATTAGGAGGTACTAATGGAATATTGCGTTTTGATGCTGATTTTGATCTAGCAGATACCCGAGTAATTACTTTGGAGGAAGGTGGTGGAACCATTGATACTCAAGGATATACTACCAATATTGGTCAAAGCATTTCAGGTGCTGGAACTTTGACAAAGGCTGGTTCAGGTATTTTGAATTTGAATGGTGCTAACAGCTACATTGGTGGTACTGTACTTGAAGAAGGAGTGTTAGGTATAAACTCAGACTCAGCTTTAGGAAACAGCAGCAGCCGTTTGGTAATGTATGATGCTACAACACTTCAACTCAATGGAAATGTTGATTCAAATCGACTTGTTACTCTAGCTGGTGGGCCATCAAGTATGATGACAATTAATACACAGGCTAATAATGGTACTTTTAATGGTAATATAGATGGACTGGGAGGCCTTGTAAAAACAGGCAGCGGTACACTGTCTCTCTATGGAAATAATCTATATCAAGGTGTAACTGTACTTGAAGAAGGGGTATTAGGTATTAACTCAGATTCAGCTTTAGGAAACAGCAGCAGCCGTTTGGTAATGTATGATGCTACAATACTTCAGCTCAATGGAAATGTTGATTCAAACCGACTTGTTACTCTAGCTGGTGGGCCATCAAGTATGATGACAATTGATACACAGGCTAATAATGGTACTTTTAATGGTAATATAGATGGACTGGGAGGCCTTGTAAAAACAGGTAGCGGTACACTGTCTCTCTATGGAAATAATCTATACCAAGGTGGTACACAGGTTAAAAAAGGAACACTAGCAATTAATTCTGATGCTTCTCTTGGTGGGGCTACTGGCTCACTTGAATTGGAGAACAATACTACTTTGAAGCTGGATGGCAACGCCTATATGAACTCAAGACCTGTGATCATTGGTAGTAGTAATGCATCATCACAATCAGTGACTATTGATACACAAGGATATACAGGAATTATTTCACAAACTATTGAGCAAAGTACAGGTGGAGAAACTAAATTAATCAAAACTGGTACTGGTACATTGGGATTGTATGGCAATAATACTTATGCTGGAGGTACATGGATAAAGAATGGTACAGCAGCAATTACATCTCCCCTTAGCTTGGGAAAAGGTGATATGGTGCAGCTAGGAGATAGTGGAAGTGGAAGTACACAAGGTACTTTACGTGCTGATGCTGATATTGATTTCAGAGGTTCTGGAAAATCCATCATTTTGAACGAAGGTGGTGGTACAATCAATACTAATGGAAATATTGTTACATTAGATGAAAATTCTCTTAAAGATGGTATTGCAGGAACTGCTCCTGATGTAGGAAGAGATCTGCATAAAACAGGTGCAGGAGTCTTAACATTGCTTGATAATCAGTATTATTCTGGCCGTACTTTTATTGATCAGGGAATCTTACGCCTAGATGCTGTTGATCCCAGCACACCTTTGAATAATTCCAAGGGCTTGTTGAATACTCCAG encodes:
- a CDS encoding autotransporter outer membrane beta-barrel domain-containing protein, producing the protein MNDSANITVKGDATVEGNSSPYNNGHFGSGPNVIEFNSNSTLNIEAGGTVQQLGTTNNGEAINAHGFGNTINNYGTIHSNNGAALWFQDVSTSSSKNDRNKVVNHGTISTSKGDGYNVFGSSRGSGGPGLVFENYGTVKGSLKFGNGDDSLLFGPGSKITGNVDGGGGTNDLTLDANLGESATLGGSVLNFSSLTKKGEGAWAILGGVPTIPGDLHPSSPVNGSLTGVKSIFIENGLLSLVGANPDFKGTIEIDAPGILDVQAQGINNATSMTNNGILIFDQPINDNYTGSAITGTGQVVKNGTGSLTMASKDDNTYSGGTLINEGALVVDKDSDLGATSGSITLGVDNTLGGTNGILRFDADFDLADTRVITLEEGGGTIDTQGYTTNIGQSISGAGTLTKAGSGILNLNGANSYIGGTVLEEGVLGINSDSALGNSSSRLVMYDATTLQLNGNVDSNRLVTLAGGPSSMMTINTQANNGTFNGNIDGLGGLVKTGSGTLSLYGNNLYQGVTVLEEGVLGINSDSALGNSSSRLVMYDATILQLNGNVDSNRLVTLAGGPSSMMTIDTQANNGTFNGNIDGLGGLVKTGSGTLSLYGNNLYQGGTQVKKGTLAINSDASLGGATGSLELENNTTLKLDGNAYMNSRPVIIGSSNASSQSVTIDTQGYTGIISQTIEQSTGGETKLIKTGTGTLGLYGNNTYAGGTWIKNGTAAITSPLSLGKGDMVQLGDSGSGSTQGTLRADADIDFRGSGKSIILNEGGGTINTNGNIVTLDENSLKDGIAGTAPDVGRDLHKTGAGVLTLLDNQYYSGRTFIDQGILRLDAVDPSTPLNNSKGLLNTPEVTIATGARLEGQGIVGNSMSVNPPAANLTTIINNGTIAPGLERFNNTFDSTDSQFVPLTLAGNYKAGKDAVVEIHTELLDDVSNHGSLTIDGVIDPASDKSGTGVVVIHQGGNGATTNHGIEIIRLRGNNSGTTQTDLIKQLDENFHLVTDFKTNKGQNAVVAGAYSYIMESDKDWYGDLNNQAGLFLRNATNSDGSRVLHPATPLYESYSLILGSLNKLPTLEQRVGHRPWLNDKNGYEAGYDRGKTDGSPQNVWMRVEGMKGYYEPDLDSNKGSTSSYRLRFSRVNVGVDTPIYENADGSRLIAGINGNMSKAWSDIDSIHGSGDITTSGYGLGATLTWYNHNGFYTDAQAWHNWYKSDIDSNTITTDLDQVKGNHAKGYALSLEVGRIFDLNQHWSLTPQAQIAYSRVNFDSFTDLQNSVIINEKDYIGLEGRLGLALNYEKSHLDSSGKIKRNKLYILGNIHQEFKGDSTVSVSGVDYESKMNNTWVSVGVGGSHNWNNDKYSIYGELSLASSTKKFGEEYEVAGEIGLRIAF
- a CDS encoding lysine exporter LysO family protein, which encodes MLGIALSVIIGGLLGFFCKSPLILAHADNLIKFGLCLLLFFVGIDIGKNQSVFEQLKTLNKKVLLLPFITIIGSLLGGVLASFITTLSLGEGVAVSSGMGWYSFSAIELSKINAQLGGTAFLSNVFRELLAIFTIPFIAAKIGSFQSVSSAGATAMDSVLPVINRSNPPDISIIAFYSGLVITIVVPILVPAVVAIFNLS
- a CDS encoding aldose epimerase family protein; translated protein: MELTVRNWGKTKFDETVKLYTLKNDFLEVEILNYGGIIRKISFPDKNGKIENIVLNLSNISDYEERSPYFGAIVGRNAGRISNAELKIKDTIYKLNANSGKNNIHGGINNFSHKIWNSREIKGDDFIGLELTLKSPHLEEGFPGNISVTVKYILKNDELSLEYYGTTDRETYINLTNHSYFNLSGDFKRTISDEYLKLNSSTFIAVDEATLPVKISEVNDTSFDFREFSLLKTSLDSDDSQIRIVNNGLDHPFILDENKDVPAAQLKDDISGRMMKVFTDQPAVVIYTGNYLHEIGKLSDSSDCKKHMGICFETQDYPNVLRFLPEKGKIYTPLNPYIQKTIFKFLINKN